In Paractinoplanes brasiliensis, the following proteins share a genomic window:
- a CDS encoding alpha/beta fold hydrolase, translated as MTTIARAIALGFAAILVLALTYLNLRPPETLAVPDGARPGSLTMQPCDYDTEAGTVPADCGTLVVPENRRDPASDLIALPVIRIRSTGPGPGEPIFRLNGGPGATNLKFPQASRLTGRHDVVLVGYRGVDGSRRLDCPEVTEALRSSADLAGAESQRAATRAFETCAGRLTADGIDLTGYSIAQRADDLEAARTALGYARINLLSTSAGTRTAMIYSWRYPGSLYRSAMISVNPPSHFVWDPRITDRQFARYAELCSADSKCSARTDDLVAAMTKAADGVPGRWGPLPVKEGNVRIAGMFGMFENGRDSAPLNAPTLIDAYLRADAGSFWALSTLADLALPGSFVWGEFASFGMIDAPAAARYYAAGGDPGSILGNVATDLLWGGPAGFSQVWPDSPDNAEYRTVRPSDVETLLIGGTVDFSTPAELATTELLPSLSRGKQVILPELGHSGDFWEHRPEASRHLLTTFFDSGTVDASRFGPRAVDFQPAPLTMTAIARILLGVATGGALLAVLLLVAMARHARRRGGFRRRTGAWLRVLTPLPLGVGGWLLAVLLIWIIRPQIFVGGAAVAVPSAGLAVGLGAYLAWTRRDRPAWTRRAGLAAAIGGALCGAALGFGATSGLVALLTAIVGAAAVANLALITVDTLADRRRLTPSTRRS; from the coding sequence ATGACGACCATCGCCCGCGCCATCGCCCTCGGGTTCGCCGCAATCCTCGTCCTGGCCCTCACCTACCTGAACCTGCGGCCGCCGGAGACCCTCGCGGTCCCGGACGGGGCCCGGCCCGGTTCGCTGACCATGCAGCCCTGCGACTACGACACCGAGGCCGGGACCGTGCCGGCCGACTGCGGCACGCTGGTCGTGCCGGAGAACCGGCGCGACCCGGCCAGTGACCTGATCGCGCTGCCGGTGATCCGGATCCGGTCCACCGGCCCCGGTCCCGGTGAGCCGATCTTCCGGCTCAACGGCGGTCCCGGCGCGACGAACCTGAAGTTCCCGCAGGCGAGCCGGCTCACCGGCCGCCACGACGTGGTCCTGGTCGGCTACCGGGGCGTCGACGGATCGCGGCGGCTCGACTGTCCCGAGGTCACCGAGGCCCTGCGGTCGTCGGCCGACCTCGCCGGGGCCGAGTCCCAGCGTGCCGCCACCCGAGCCTTCGAGACATGCGCCGGCCGGCTGACGGCGGACGGCATCGACCTCACCGGTTACTCGATCGCGCAGCGGGCCGACGACCTCGAGGCGGCCCGCACCGCCCTCGGCTACGCGCGGATCAACCTGCTCAGCACGAGCGCAGGCACCCGTACCGCGATGATCTACTCCTGGCGGTACCCCGGCTCGCTGTACCGGTCCGCGATGATCTCGGTGAATCCCCCCAGCCACTTCGTCTGGGACCCGCGGATCACCGACCGGCAGTTCGCCCGGTATGCCGAGCTGTGCAGCGCGGACAGCAAGTGCTCCGCCCGTACGGACGATCTCGTGGCCGCGATGACGAAGGCCGCCGACGGCGTTCCCGGGCGCTGGGGGCCGCTGCCCGTCAAGGAGGGCAACGTCCGGATCGCGGGCATGTTCGGCATGTTCGAGAACGGCAGGGATTCGGCGCCGCTCAACGCGCCCACGCTCATCGACGCGTACCTGCGCGCCGACGCCGGCTCCTTCTGGGCGTTGTCGACGCTCGCCGACCTGGCCCTGCCCGGCTCGTTCGTGTGGGGCGAGTTCGCCTCGTTCGGGATGATCGACGCGCCGGCCGCCGCGCGCTACTACGCCGCGGGCGGCGACCCCGGTTCGATCCTCGGCAACGTGGCCACCGACCTGCTCTGGGGTGGCCCGGCGGGCTTCTCCCAGGTGTGGCCGGACAGCCCCGACAACGCCGAGTACCGCACCGTGCGCCCGAGCGACGTCGAGACCCTGCTGATCGGCGGCACGGTCGACTTCTCCACCCCGGCTGAGCTGGCCACCACGGAACTGCTGCCGTCGCTGTCCCGCGGCAAGCAGGTCATCCTCCCCGAGCTGGGCCACAGCGGCGACTTCTGGGAGCACCGTCCGGAGGCGAGCCGGCACCTGCTGACGACGTTCTTCGACAGCGGCACGGTGGACGCCTCCCGGTTCGGCCCGCGGGCCGTCGACTTCCAGCCCGCACCGCTCACCATGACGGCCATCGCCCGGATCCTGCTCGGCGTCGCCACCGGCGGCGCGCTGCTCGCCGTGCTCCTGCTCGTCGCGATGGCCCGGCACGCCCGGCGGCGCGGCGGCTTCCGGCGCCGGACCGGCGCCTGGCTGCGGGTTCTGACGCCGCTCCCGCTCGGCGTGGGCGGGTGGCTGCTGGCCGTGCTGCTGATCTGGATCATCCGGCCGCAGATCTTCGTGGGCGGCGCGGCGGTGGCCGTGCCCTCGGCCGGCCTGGCCGTGGGTCTGGGCGCCTACCTGGCCTGGACCCGCCGCGACCGGCCGGCGTGGACCCGGCGCGCGGGCCTGGCGGCGGCGATCGGCGGAGCCCTGTGCGGGGCGGCCCTCGGCTTCGGCGCGACATCGGGTCTCGTCGCGTTGCTCACCGCCATCGTCGGGGCGGCCGCCGTGGCGAACCTCGCCCTGATCACCGTCGACACGCTCGCCGACCGGCGCCGCCTCACGCCATCAACTCGGCGATCGTGA
- a CDS encoding response regulator — MTVRVLLADDDALLRAGVAVVLGTADGIEVVGEASDGLQAVTLCGSLGPDVVVMDVRMPGIDGIEATRRIVAAGFSTRVLVLTTFHHDEYVWGALQAGASGFLLKRAAPERLIDAVHTLASGDALIDPAVTRELVGQFVARSVPSRPASPESRRLEQLTGREREVLRLVAEGYSNAEIAALLTIAESTIKTHVKRILAKIDARDRAQAVVVAYRGGLM; from the coding sequence ATGACCGTACGGGTCCTGCTCGCCGACGACGACGCGCTGCTGCGGGCGGGGGTGGCCGTGGTGCTCGGCACCGCCGACGGCATCGAGGTGGTCGGCGAGGCGTCCGACGGGTTGCAGGCGGTGACGCTGTGCGGCTCCCTCGGCCCGGACGTGGTCGTGATGGACGTGCGGATGCCCGGGATCGACGGCATCGAGGCGACCCGGCGGATCGTCGCGGCCGGGTTCTCCACCCGGGTGCTCGTGCTGACCACGTTCCACCACGACGAGTACGTCTGGGGCGCGTTGCAGGCCGGTGCCAGCGGATTCCTCCTCAAGCGCGCGGCGCCCGAACGACTGATCGACGCGGTGCACACCCTCGCCTCGGGAGATGCCCTGATCGATCCGGCGGTGACCCGCGAACTGGTCGGCCAGTTCGTCGCGCGGTCCGTGCCGAGCCGTCCGGCGTCCCCCGAGTCCAGGCGGCTGGAGCAGCTCACCGGGCGCGAGCGGGAGGTGCTGCGGCTGGTCGCCGAGGGTTACTCCAACGCCGAGATCGCCGCCCTGCTCACGATCGCGGAGTCGACCATCAAGACGCACGTGAAGCGGATCCTCGCCAAGATCGACGCGCGGGACCGCGCTCAGGCGGTCGTGGTCGCCTACCGGGGAGGCCTGATGTAG
- a CDS encoding sensor histidine kinase — translation MATPASGTLPVSATGRLPALAVDTVLGAGFLVALLVERFMQAPGPPGSAVVAGAGLAVATALRRRFPFGAFLLSAAALCLEVLVASPSWLAPYANLLGVFSVALYATRRQARWSLGVLFGCIAVYFTARGGITAPTQPAGVLLVWLAMWSVGYAMARRREEQQTARRLVQERAVAGERARIARELHDLVGHTVNLMLMQAGAGRRVLDKDPEKTRGLLSDLERAGRDALTELDRVLGVLRSDDPGGDQPADASGLALLPDLARRMTEAGLRVTVRIDDGLAELPRSLDLTAYRIIQESLTNALKHADARTAGVSLRRDGQWLEMAIRDDGRGPATDYRPGRGLLGIRERVALFEGTVTYGPAGRAGFQVTARLPLTPAEATTP, via the coding sequence ATGGCCACTCCCGCGTCGGGAACGCTGCCGGTGAGCGCGACCGGGCGCTTGCCGGCGCTCGCCGTCGACACGGTTCTGGGGGCCGGTTTCCTGGTGGCGCTGCTGGTCGAGCGGTTCATGCAGGCGCCCGGGCCGCCGGGGTCCGCGGTGGTGGCGGGCGCCGGGCTCGCGGTGGCGACAGCGCTGCGCCGGCGGTTCCCGTTCGGCGCCTTCCTGCTGAGCGCCGCGGCGCTGTGTCTGGAAGTGCTGGTCGCGTCGCCGAGCTGGCTGGCGCCGTACGCGAACCTGCTCGGCGTCTTCTCGGTGGCGCTGTACGCCACCCGCCGCCAGGCCCGCTGGAGTCTCGGGGTTCTGTTCGGCTGCATCGCCGTCTACTTCACCGCTCGCGGCGGCATCACCGCGCCCACCCAGCCGGCCGGGGTTCTGCTGGTGTGGCTGGCGATGTGGTCGGTCGGGTATGCGATGGCCCGGCGCCGCGAGGAGCAGCAGACCGCTCGCCGGCTCGTCCAGGAACGTGCCGTGGCCGGCGAACGGGCCCGCATCGCCCGGGAACTGCACGATCTCGTCGGGCACACGGTCAACCTCATGCTCATGCAGGCCGGCGCGGGTCGCCGGGTGCTGGACAAGGACCCGGAGAAAACCCGTGGGCTGCTGTCGGACCTGGAGCGGGCCGGACGCGACGCCCTCACCGAGCTCGACCGGGTGCTCGGCGTCCTGCGCAGCGACGACCCGGGCGGCGACCAACCGGCGGACGCCTCCGGGCTCGCCCTGCTGCCCGACCTCGCCCGGCGGATGACCGAGGCCGGGCTCCGGGTGACCGTCCGGATCGACGACGGCCTGGCTGAGCTCCCGCGGAGCCTGGACCTCACCGCGTACCGGATCATCCAGGAGAGCCTGACGAACGCGCTGAAGCACGCCGACGCCCGCACCGCCGGCGTCTCGCTGCGCCGCGACGGGCAGTGGCTGGAGATGGCGATCCGCGACGACGGGCGAGGACCGGCCACCGACTACCGCCCCGGCCGGGGCCTGCTCGGCATCCGCGAGCGGGTCGCCCTTTTCGAGGGCACCGTGACCTACGGTCCCGCTGGCCGGGCCGGTTTCCAGGTCACCGCACGCCTGCCGCTGACCCCGGCCGAGGCGACGACCCCATGA
- a CDS encoding response regulator transcription factor: protein MIRLLLADDEDLIRGALAALLELEPDLSVVGQAATSTAAVEMAVRHRPDLAVLDLEMPPGDGLDAAAEIRARLHIPIVLVTRHARPAVLRRALASGIGGFVPKTTPASRLAEIIRDVHAGRRYVDADIAASALTENACPLTARELDVLRAARSGGSVAEIAVVVHLAPGTVRNYLSSAMAKLGATTRHAAARVAWEQGWI from the coding sequence ATGATCAGGCTGCTCCTCGCCGATGACGAGGACCTGATCCGGGGTGCGCTCGCCGCGTTGCTGGAGCTGGAGCCGGACCTGTCGGTCGTCGGTCAGGCCGCCACGAGCACGGCCGCGGTGGAGATGGCCGTGCGGCATCGGCCCGACCTGGCGGTGCTCGACCTGGAGATGCCGCCCGGCGACGGGCTGGACGCGGCCGCCGAGATCCGGGCCCGCCTCCACATCCCGATCGTGCTGGTCACCCGGCATGCCCGGCCGGCCGTGCTGCGCCGCGCGCTCGCGAGCGGGATCGGCGGCTTCGTACCGAAGACGACACCGGCGAGCCGGCTCGCCGAAATAATCCGGGACGTGCACGCGGGCCGGCGTTACGTCGACGCCGACATCGCCGCGTCCGCGCTGACCGAGAACGCCTGCCCGCTCACCGCCCGGGAACTCGACGTCCTGCGCGCGGCCCGGAGCGGCGGGTCGGTCGCCGAGATCGCCGTCGTCGTCCACCTCGCCCCGGGCACGGTCCGCAACTACCTCTCCTCGGCGATGGCGAAGCTCGGCGCGACGACCCGGCACGCCGCCGCCCGTGTCGCGTGGGAACAGGGCTGGATCTAG
- a CDS encoding sensor histidine kinase: MSTAPTSSGVRRMRLFTWWTLVLTIVMTGLVAIGYMPAQPDSTPVRAGLVLAILVVVGVCFRLFHASVYGWSSGGGAALPWLVAAGAPAAAATVLLSGNLMVNWPWVLFPATLTSAAVVGSRWPRWRVAGAGVALSALVAALNGWIAGSVHWQPVAGAAAITTFVTGLVVLQVWFWEVTVRVDRARQAEGEVAVTGERQRFAAELHDIQGHTLQAIVLKSELAARLAGSDPDRAATQMREVEALARQALRDTYEVVEGYRAVSLDTEINNATRVLAAAGVDCRMRREPEGAKLSEDNERLLGLVVREGTTNVIRHSRAHRAEIALIATTDGIRLRFSNDAPLAAQPDPDRVSNGGLAGLAHRFAAAGGELTWKGTADAFTVRASLPVGAR; this comes from the coding sequence GTGTCTACCGCCCCGACCTCCAGCGGTGTCCGCCGGATGCGCCTGTTCACCTGGTGGACGCTCGTCCTGACGATCGTCATGACCGGCCTGGTCGCGATCGGCTACATGCCGGCCCAGCCGGACTCCACTCCCGTCCGGGCCGGCCTGGTGCTGGCGATCCTGGTGGTCGTCGGCGTCTGCTTCCGTTTGTTCCACGCCTCGGTGTACGGCTGGTCGTCCGGCGGCGGCGCGGCGTTGCCATGGCTTGTCGCGGCCGGCGCGCCGGCGGCCGCCGCGACGGTGCTGCTGTCCGGGAACCTGATGGTCAACTGGCCATGGGTGTTGTTCCCGGCGACGCTGACCAGCGCCGCTGTGGTCGGCAGCCGATGGCCGCGGTGGCGGGTCGCCGGGGCCGGGGTGGCGCTGTCGGCACTCGTCGCGGCACTCAACGGCTGGATCGCCGGCTCGGTGCACTGGCAGCCGGTGGCCGGCGCCGCCGCGATCACCACGTTCGTCACCGGTTTGGTCGTTCTGCAGGTGTGGTTCTGGGAGGTGACGGTGCGAGTGGACCGCGCCCGGCAGGCCGAGGGCGAGGTGGCGGTCACCGGCGAGCGGCAGCGCTTCGCCGCGGAGTTGCACGACATCCAGGGCCACACCCTGCAGGCCATCGTGCTGAAAAGCGAACTGGCCGCCCGCCTGGCCGGCTCCGACCCGGACCGGGCCGCCACCCAGATGCGGGAGGTGGAGGCGCTGGCCCGGCAGGCGTTGCGGGATACGTACGAGGTGGTGGAGGGCTACCGGGCGGTGTCCCTCGACACCGAGATCAACAACGCGACACGGGTCCTGGCCGCGGCCGGCGTCGACTGCCGGATGCGGCGCGAGCCCGAAGGGGCGAAGCTCTCCGAGGACAACGAGCGGCTGCTCGGGCTGGTGGTCCGCGAGGGCACCACCAACGTCATCCGGCACAGCCGGGCCCACCGGGCCGAGATTGCCCTGATCGCCACGACCGACGGGATACGGCTGCGGTTCTCCAACGACGCCCCGCTGGCCGCCCAGCCCGATCCGGACCGGGTCAGCAACGGCGGGCTGGCGGGGCTCGCGCACCGGTTCGCGGCGGCCGGCGGCGAGCTGACCTGGAAGGGCACGGCCGACGCTTTCACCGTACGGGCGAGCCTGCCGGTCGGTGCACGATGA
- a CDS encoding ABC transporter ATP-binding protein — protein sequence MTPESVITCTGLRSWYGRFEAVRGIDLAVRPGELFALLGTNGAGKTTTLETLQGHRRPGSGSVRVLGLDPRRHRRQLASKVGVVLQESGFAPDLTVAETVRMWRRLRRLRDDPRALDELLREVMLIDRADIRVGQLSGGERRRLDLAVGLTGDQRLLFLDEPTTGLDPQSRQRTWDVVRDRLRRGMTVLLTTHYLEEAEALADRVAIMDAGRIVATGTVEELAAQQPARIHCTVPAGLHGATIPGLSGEPAWTSGTAAGSADLTIVTSDLQADLARLSAWAAAHDAKLGRLQAAEASLTDIFQRITGVPS from the coding sequence ATGACTCCGGAATCCGTCATCACCTGCACCGGACTGCGCAGTTGGTACGGCCGCTTCGAGGCCGTACGGGGCATCGACCTGGCCGTCCGGCCCGGTGAGCTCTTCGCCCTGCTCGGCACGAACGGCGCCGGCAAGACCACCACCCTGGAAACGTTGCAGGGCCACCGCCGGCCGGGCAGCGGCTCGGTCCGCGTGCTCGGCCTGGACCCGCGCCGGCACCGGCGGCAACTCGCGTCCAAGGTCGGCGTCGTCCTGCAGGAGTCCGGCTTCGCGCCCGACCTCACCGTGGCCGAGACGGTACGCATGTGGCGCCGGCTCCGGCGGCTCCGCGACGACCCGCGGGCCCTTGACGAGCTGCTGCGGGAGGTCATGCTCATCGACCGCGCCGACATCCGGGTCGGGCAGCTCTCCGGCGGGGAACGCCGGCGGCTCGACCTTGCCGTCGGCCTCACCGGCGACCAGCGGCTGCTCTTCCTCGACGAACCGACCACCGGGCTGGACCCCCAGTCCCGGCAGCGGACCTGGGACGTGGTCCGCGACCGCCTGCGGCGCGGCATGACCGTTCTGCTCACCACGCATTACTTGGAGGAAGCGGAGGCCCTGGCCGACCGGGTGGCCATCATGGACGCCGGCCGCATCGTCGCGACCGGCACCGTCGAGGAACTCGCCGCGCAGCAGCCCGCCCGCATCCACTGCACCGTGCCCGCCGGCTTGCACGGGGCGACGATCCCCGGTCTCTCCGGCGAGCCGGCCTGGACGTCCGGCACCGCGGCGGGCAGCGCCGATCTCACCATCGTCACCAGCGACCTGCAGGCCGACCTGGCCCGGCTGTCGGCCTGGGCGGCCGCACACGACGCGAAGCTCGGCCGCCTTCAAGCCGCCGAGGCGTCACTGACCGACATCTTCCAGCGGATCACGGGAGTACCGTCATGA
- a CDS encoding ABC transporter permease, translating to MTTLPAGAVLATAELLLLRRSALVALIAIAQPIGLGILLAFLTRDSGLAADYGSAAALQLLLLLASTPYMAGTTALAARRQHGVLKRWRTSGASDADLIIGLLSPYALLAVVQAVLLCTVTAVIGGDAPARWWPLAVGVLGGTAMAGALAFATAAFTRTPELAQLTTAPVFLALFGGGMWVTMTPPDEVTWVMLAVPGAAVAQLVRVGWNGAAPGQLLGQTWPSMVALSVLAALAVALAFRVFRWETR from the coding sequence ATGACCACACTTCCGGCCGGCGCCGTCCTGGCCACCGCCGAACTGCTCCTGCTACGTCGCAGCGCGCTGGTCGCGCTCATCGCGATCGCCCAGCCGATCGGGCTCGGGATCCTCCTGGCGTTTCTCACACGCGACAGTGGCCTGGCGGCCGACTACGGCTCGGCCGCCGCGTTGCAGCTCCTGCTCCTGCTCGCCAGCACGCCGTACATGGCCGGCACCACCGCGCTCGCCGCCCGCCGCCAGCACGGCGTGCTCAAGCGATGGCGTACCTCGGGCGCCTCCGACGCCGACCTGATCATCGGCCTGCTGAGCCCGTACGCCCTGCTCGCCGTCGTCCAGGCCGTCCTGCTGTGCACCGTGACCGCGGTGATCGGCGGCGACGCTCCCGCCCGATGGTGGCCGCTCGCCGTCGGGGTGCTCGGCGGGACGGCGATGGCCGGTGCTCTGGCGTTCGCGACCGCGGCGTTCACCAGAACACCGGAGCTGGCCCAGCTGACCACCGCGCCGGTGTTCCTCGCCCTGTTCGGTGGCGGGATGTGGGTCACGATGACCCCGCCCGACGAGGTGACCTGGGTGATGCTGGCGGTGCCGGGCGCGGCCGTCGCGCAGCTGGTCCGGGTCGGTTGGAACGGCGCCGCGCCGGGACAGCTGCTCGGCCAGACCTGGCCGAGCATGGTGGCGCTGTCCGTCCTGGCCGCCCTGGCCGTCGCCTTGGCGTTCCGCGTCTTCCGCTGGGAGACACGATGA
- a CDS encoding DoxX family protein — translation MFIAYVVVAALLSLVLLMSARGDITRDPKITEPIKALGVRDSWFLPLGLVKIAGALGLLAGIVYRPLGIAAAIGVVLYFLGAVITHLRAGDKKGVGTPTVIMLVAVAPLVLGIETL, via the coding sequence GTGTTTATCGCCTATGTCGTCGTCGCTGCCCTGCTGTCGCTGGTCCTGCTCATGTCCGCCCGTGGCGACATCACCCGCGACCCGAAGATCACGGAGCCGATCAAAGCGCTCGGGGTGCGTGACAGCTGGTTCCTGCCTCTCGGCCTTGTCAAGATCGCGGGCGCGTTGGGGTTGCTCGCCGGCATCGTTTATCGCCCTCTGGGCATCGCGGCGGCGATCGGTGTCGTCCTCTACTTCCTGGGTGCCGTGATCACGCACCTGCGTGCGGGCGACAAGAAGGGGGTCGGTACGCCGACCGTTATCATGCTCGTCGCCGTGGCTCCGCTGGTGCTGGGCATCGAAACGCTCTGA
- a CDS encoding NADPH-dependent F420 reductase: MTTTLGLIGAGMIGTTVARLAVAAGLDVVLSNSRGPETLADLVADLGERARAGTPADAARDGELVVAAIPLNGYRLLPAAALAGKTVIDTMNYYPQRDGHIPELDSNELTSSELVQQHLADSRVVKAFNNIVSFSLGKLARPAGDPDRSALPVAGDDTVAKAQVAALLDTLGYDTVDFGALADSWRSEPTTPVYVQPYFAGQAPKGLDPEEEYRWHVTNPGVAVPADQIRKLTESAVRGTAGGYLPGLETA; this comes from the coding sequence GTGACCACAACCCTTGGACTGATCGGCGCCGGCATGATCGGCACCACGGTGGCCCGCCTGGCCGTTGCCGCCGGCCTGGACGTTGTCCTGAGCAACTCCCGCGGCCCTGAGACCCTCGCCGACCTCGTCGCCGACCTCGGCGAGCGCGCCCGCGCCGGCACCCCGGCCGACGCCGCGCGCGATGGTGAACTCGTGGTGGCTGCCATCCCGCTCAACGGCTACCGCTTACTCCCGGCGGCGGCACTGGCCGGCAAGACCGTGATCGACACGATGAACTACTACCCGCAACGCGACGGCCACATCCCAGAGCTCGACTCCAACGAGCTGACCTCGAGCGAACTGGTGCAGCAGCACCTGGCCGACTCCCGCGTGGTCAAGGCGTTCAACAACATCGTGTCCTTCAGCCTCGGCAAACTGGCGCGGCCGGCAGGCGATCCCGACCGCAGCGCCCTTCCCGTCGCCGGGGACGACACCGTCGCCAAGGCCCAGGTGGCCGCACTGCTCGACACTCTGGGCTACGACACAGTGGATTTCGGCGCGCTCGCCGACAGTTGGCGCAGCGAACCCACCACCCCGGTCTACGTCCAGCCCTACTTCGCCGGACAGGCGCCCAAAGGCCTCGATCCGGAAGAGGAATACCGCTGGCACGTCACCAACCCCGGCGTCGCGGTCCCCGCCGACCAGATCAGAAAACTCACCGAGTCCGCCGTACGCGGCACCGCCGGCGGATACCTACCTGGACTCGAGACCGCATAA
- a CDS encoding TetR/AcrR family transcriptional regulator has translation MSVTQGGPPASDRRVRRTHAALRGALIRLVEDRELSQISVADVAEGAGVSRSTFYDHYRDVHELAEAACTGMIDELVGVMTALGGDPETGDPIESLQTFFTALGEHASLYRSLLGPQGSARVIDHIRRRMAAAGLMRSTGKSAATPDDPHNVPAAFVAGALVGVATDWLQRGCAHTPSEMARLTWPILSDCHFDAHAAAPPPRP, from the coding sequence GTGTCTGTGACGCAAGGCGGCCCTCCGGCCAGCGATCGGCGAGTGCGGCGTACCCATGCAGCACTGCGGGGAGCGCTGATCCGTCTCGTCGAGGATCGGGAGCTGTCGCAGATCAGCGTTGCCGACGTCGCCGAGGGAGCAGGCGTGAGCCGCTCGACCTTCTACGATCACTACCGAGACGTGCACGAACTGGCCGAGGCCGCCTGCACTGGGATGATCGACGAACTGGTCGGGGTGATGACTGCCCTTGGCGGCGACCCCGAGACCGGGGACCCCATCGAATCTCTGCAGACCTTCTTCACCGCTCTCGGCGAGCACGCCAGCCTGTACCGCAGCTTGCTCGGACCGCAGGGGAGCGCCCGCGTGATCGACCACATCCGGCGCCGCATGGCAGCCGCCGGGCTGATGAGATCGACCGGCAAGAGCGCGGCCACACCCGACGATCCGCACAACGTACCCGCAGCGTTCGTCGCGGGCGCGCTCGTCGGGGTGGCCACCGACTGGCTGCAACGCGGCTGCGCACACACACCGTCGGAAATGGCCAGACTGACCTGGCCCATTCTCTCCGACTGCCACTTCGACGCGCACGCAGCGGCACCCCCGCCCCGACCGTGA
- a CDS encoding methyltransferase: protein MSDPVPPDGPPPAVVMSQLLGGFQLSQALYVVAKLDICTLLEEKPLTVTELAERSGARPEPLSRLIRTLASTGIFHTTGDLVHTTPLGATLSRTHPETVAHIAEMWMETHYLPFSELLHTVRTGEPGATRYFGKPAFAWVGEDPARARQVARAMADLTGSLRRGMFDAYQLPAGDRVADVGGADGSVLAELIAHRPDRQGILFDLPAMVPSGNAAMVTRRLDDRVAVVAGDFFTEVPEADVYVLSFILHDWDDDAAGRILATIRRSASDGARLLLVEGLVPPGDQPHLIKMVDLTMLGMVPGRERTAEEYTTLLTDAGFVVDRIVTTPTPFSIVEATAAADGQPPRQVRPVG, encoded by the coding sequence GTGTCCGACCCTGTCCCACCGGACGGCCCGCCTCCGGCCGTCGTCATGTCGCAGCTGCTCGGCGGCTTCCAGCTCTCCCAGGCGCTCTACGTCGTGGCAAAGCTGGACATCTGCACGCTGCTCGAGGAGAAGCCGCTGACGGTGACCGAGCTCGCCGAGCGCAGTGGGGCGCGCCCCGAGCCGCTCAGCCGGTTGATCCGCACGCTGGCCTCGACCGGGATCTTCCACACCACCGGTGACCTGGTGCACACCACACCGTTGGGGGCGACGCTGTCGCGCACCCATCCGGAGACGGTGGCGCACATCGCCGAGATGTGGATGGAGACCCACTATCTGCCGTTCAGCGAGTTGCTGCACACGGTACGCACCGGCGAGCCGGGCGCCACCCGATACTTCGGCAAGCCGGCCTTCGCCTGGGTCGGTGAGGATCCCGCCCGGGCGCGCCAGGTGGCCCGGGCGATGGCGGACCTGACCGGCTCACTGCGGCGTGGCATGTTCGACGCGTATCAGCTGCCGGCCGGCGACCGGGTCGCGGACGTGGGCGGTGCGGACGGGTCGGTGCTCGCCGAGCTCATCGCACACCGGCCGGACCGGCAGGGCATCCTCTTCGACCTGCCCGCGATGGTCCCGTCCGGGAATGCGGCGATGGTCACCCGCCGCCTGGACGACCGCGTGGCGGTCGTCGCGGGCGACTTCTTCACCGAGGTCCCGGAGGCGGACGTCTACGTTCTCAGCTTCATCCTGCACGACTGGGACGACGACGCGGCGGGCCGGATCCTGGCGACGATCCGCCGCTCGGCGTCCGACGGCGCCCGGCTCCTGCTGGTCGAGGGTCTGGTTCCGCCCGGCGACCAGCCGCATCTGATCAAGATGGTCGACCTGACCATGCTGGGCATGGTGCCCGGCCGCGAGCGGACCGCCGAGGAGTACACGACGCTGCTGACCGATGCGGGTTTCGTGGTCGACCGGATCGTGACCACCCCGACCCCGTTCTCGATCGTGGAGGCGACGGCTGCTGCGGACGGGCAACCGCCGCGCCAGGTGCGGCCCGTCGGATAG